Proteins from a genomic interval of Lathamus discolor isolate bLatDis1 chromosome 19, bLatDis1.hap1, whole genome shotgun sequence:
- the ANKS1A gene encoding ankyrin repeat and SAM domain-containing protein 1A isoform X8, which translates to MMWQCHLSSSECRCYRLNGFSLFKRLPIPLSSGSRMLDQSVGEWLESIGLQQYESKLLLNGFDDVRFLGCNVMEDQDLRDIGIGDPQHRRKLLQAARSLPKLKPLGCDGNSQPSVPAWLDSLGLQDYIQSFLSSGYSSIDTVKNLWELEIVNVLKVNLLGHRKRIIASLADRPYEEPPAKPPRFSQLRCQDLMSQTSSPLSQNDSCTGRSADLLLPSGDTGKRQHDRGTEAAPYSRAERYKAQEDRREAKLTLRPPSLAAPYAPVQNWQHQPEKLIFESCGYEANYLGSMLIKDLRGTESTQDACAKMRKSTEHMKKIPTIILSITYKGVKFIDASNKNVIAEHEIRNISCAAQDPEDLCTFAYITKDLQTSHHYCHVFSTVDVNLTYEIILTLGQAFEVAYQLALQAQRAKPLGAGAGEAIETKSSKPVPKPRAGMRKSAVPLPPDTRCCYCHTCTTHRPSYLPLQSVSPGAKLDPPEVDQDSQSHASVSWVVDPKQDSKRTLSTNTQHPTCPNGGVRTAWHFPRKLPKPSEKINRTFLCLP; encoded by the exons atGATGTGGCAATGCCATCTGTCTTCCTCAGAGTGCCGCTGCTACCGCCTTAATGGTTTCTCCCTTTTCAAGCGTCTGCCGATTCCTCTCTCGTCAGGTTCACGGATGCTGGACCAGAGTGTTGGGGAGTGGCTGGAGTCCATTGGCCTGCAGCAGTATGAGAGTAAGCTGCTTTTGAACGGCTTTGATGATGTCCGCTTCCTG GGCTGCAATGTCATGGAAGACCAGGACCTTCGGGACATTGGGATCGGTGACCCACAGCACCGTCGGAAGCTGCTCCAGGCTGCTCGCTCCCTCCCGAAG TTGAAACCCCTGGGCTGTGATGGGAACAGCCAGCCTTCGGTTCCTGCATGGCTCGActccctggggctgcaggattACATCCAGTCCTTCCTCTCGAGTGGCTACAGCTCTATTGACACTGTGAAAAACCTCTGGGAGCTTGAAATAGTAAAC GTGCTGAAGGTGAACCTGCTGGGCCATCGGAAGCGGATCATCGCCTCCCTGGCAGACAGACCATACGAGGAGCCACCAGCAAAGCCACCGCGCTTCTCGCAGCTGAGA TGCCAGGACCTGATGTCCCAGACTTCGTCCCCCCTGAGCCAGAACGACTCCTGCACGGGCAGATCTGCTGATCTGCTGCTGCCCTCCGGGGACACGGGCAAGAGGCAGCACGACCGAGGCACCGAGGCTGCTCCCTACTCCAGAGCTGAGCGCTACAAAGCACAG GAGGACCGTCGGGAGGCAAAGCTGACCCTGCGCCCCCCCAGTCTGGCTGCCCCCTACGCCCCAGTCCAGAACTGGCAGCACCAGCCAGAGAAGCTCATCTTCGAGTCCTGCGGGTATGAGGCCAAT TACCTGGGCTCCATGTTGATCAAAGACCTCCGAGGGACAGAGTCTACGCAGGACGCCTGTGCCAAGATGAGG aaaTCCACAGAGCATATGAAGAAGATCCCGACCATTATACTGTCCATCACGTACAAAGGGGTGAAATTCATTGATGCCTCAAACAAG AATGTCATTGCTGAGCACGAGATCCGGAACATCTCCTGCGCTGCTCAGGACCCTGAGGATCTCTGCACTTTCGCCTACATCACCAAGGACCTGCAGACCAGCCACCACTACTGCCACGTCTTCAGCACCGTGGATGTG AACCTGACGTACGAGATCATCCTCACGTTGGGGCAGGCGTTCGAGGTGGCTTATCAGCTGGCCCTCCAAGCCCAGAGAGCAAAGcccctgggtgctggggcaggagaagcCATTGAAACAAAATCTTCCAAACCGGTGCCTAAACCACGAGCTGGCATGAGGAAATCTGCA GTGCCGCTCCCTCCCGACACCCGCTGTTGTTACTGTCACACGTGTACAACACACCGCCCCTCCTACCTGCCGCTGCAGTCTGTTAGTCCCGGAGCCAAG CTGGATCCCCCTGAAGTGGACCAAGACTCCCAGTCTCATGCCAGTGTCTCCTGGGTCGTGGACCCCAAACAGGACTCCAAGCGGACCCTCAGCACTAA